Proteins from a single region of Nerophis ophidion isolate RoL-2023_Sa linkage group LG10, RoL_Noph_v1.0, whole genome shotgun sequence:
- the prox3 gene encoding prospero homeobox 3 — MDSPSDLFDDSAGPLHQLAPPLRSSDLLGGFPGGGRPPLTAFRPPSFPFIQQHLIQPHGAPRRTGGPHHALNPPPALLRADKRKPDEDQDLVANDDQVKKRPTTEWSQDLARVKRMKLDGRTEEGEARRGEGGRELRKRRKEELKEQLEEARERLQALQEKVLMAFGEKNMEEEERMFDEEEDDGAGGLTLLSTSPFSNFDRLREEKQKNKAKAETGSGGVMEGVGVWLDWDGDMEDEDDDGGQRFAQALKLQLGSAVARVIDRVLRLYTETSDSRPSSPPAAISYLPSGEAEGGPGDKGVWLGLLARVEDEVGGQEERPGGRKDDEREKQRTRTLPPPSSEQTDVALPLVTQKSPGFHNARPLPGPPLSNQANLSLHHPSLPRPPLLSHPLLHPASQSKDPSSSSSSFPPPPPPLPLPLIHYSMQQLFSRSLHHPQMPHFPASRKDFLNSDPFLEFHSHPSFPPLPMLGHLGPGLVRGGRERERGVRGGGGMDGGDLYLAAGGTQEGLSPCHLKKAKLMFFYARYPSSNTLKTYFPDVKFNRCVTSQMIKWFSNFREFFYIQMERFARQAVREALARDGAPCLGRESQLRVGRDTELYRILNMHYNKSNIYQVPERFIEVSEVALREFYSAIWTGRDSDPCWKKGIYKIICKLDSGVPDAFRLPGCPVG, encoded by the exons ATGGACTCCCCCTCAGACCTCTTCGACGACTCTGCTGGGCCGCTCCATCAGCTTGCCCCCCCACTACGCTCCTCAGACCTGCTTGGTGGTTTTCCAGGTGGAGGTCGGCCACCGCTGACTGCCTTCAGACCACCCAGTTTCCCATTCATCCAGCAGCACCTCATCCAACCTCATGGAGCTCCGAGAAGGACCGGGGGTCCTCACCACGCACTAAACCCGCCACCGGCTTTACTCAGGGCGGACAAGAGAAAGCCAGATGAAGACCAGGATTTGGTGGCAAATGATGACCAGGTTAAAAAACGACCCACCACTGAGTGGAGTCAAGACCTGGCGAGGGTGAAGAGGATGAAGCTCGATGGTAGAACAGAGGAAGGGGAGGCGAGGCGAGGTGAAGGAGGCAGGGAGCTGAGGAAAAGAAGGAAGGAGGAGCTAAAGGAGCAGCTGGAAGAGGCGAGGGAGAGACTCCAGGCCCTGCAGGAGAAAGTGCTGATGGCCTTTGGGGAAAAGaacatggaggaggaggagagaatgTTTGATGAAGAGGAGGACGATGGCGCAGGAGGGCTCACACTTCTCTCCACGTCTCCTTTTTCTAACTTCGACAGGCTGAGAGAAGAGAAGCAGAAAAACAAAGCAAAGGCGGAGACAGGAAGTGGCGGAGTGATGGAGGGGGTGGGGGTCTGGCTGGACTGGGACGGAGACATGGAAGACGAGGATGACGACGGGGGGCAGAGGTTCGCCCAGGCTTTGAAGCTGCAGCTGGGCAGCGCGGTGGCAAGGGTCATTGACCGCGTCCTGCGCCTTTACACCGAAACGTCCGATTCCAGGCCTTCCTCCCCTCCGGCCGCCATCTCCTACCTCCCGTCGGGAGAGGCGGAGGGCGGGCCAGGGGACAAGGGGGTGTGGCTGGGACTCTTAGCCAGAGTGGAGGATGAGGTCGGAGGTCAGGAGGAGAGGCCTGGGGGGAGGAAGGATGACGAAAGAGAGAAACAGAGAACGAGAACCTTGCCTCCGCCGAGCAGCGAGCAGACAGATGTGGCGTTGCCGTTGGTCACTCAAAAGTCACCTGGCTTCCACAACGCCCGCCCACTTCCTGGCCCACCTTTGTCCAACCAGGCAAACCTCTCCCTGCATCACCCCTCCTTGCCTCGCCCCCCGCTTCTCTCCCATCCTCTCTTGCACCCAGCGTCCCAATCCAAGGACCCGTCCTCGTCTTCCTCCTCCTTCCCACCTCCTCCTCCCCCTTTGCCCCTCCCACTCATCCATTACTCCATGCAGCAGCTCTTCTCCCGCTCCCTCCACCACCCACAGATGCCCCATTTTCCGGCGTCCCGCAAGGACTTCCTCAACTCTGACCCCTTCTTGGAGTTCCACTCGCATCCCTCCTTCCCCCCGCTGCCCATGCTGGGTCACCTGGGCCCCGGCCTCGTACGCGGCGGCAGGGAGCGGGAGCGGGGGGTCCGGGGAGGTGGAGGGATGGACGGAGGAGATCTTTACTTGGCTGCTGGAGGA ACCCAGGAGGGCTTGTCTCCTTGCCACCTGAAGAAAGCCAAACTCATGTTCTTCTACGCTCGCTATCCCAGCTCCAACACACTCAAGACGTACTTCCCGGATGTCAAG TTTAATCGCTGCGTGACCTCCCAGATGATTAAATGGTTCAGCAACTTCAGAGAGTTCTTCTACATCCAGATGGAGCGTTTTGCAAGGCAGGCTGTCCGAGAAGCCCTCGCACG GGATGGGGCCCCCTGCCTGGGCAGAGAGAGCCAGCTGCGAGTGGGCCGGGACACAGAACTGTATCGAATACTGAACATGCACTACAATAAAAGTAACATCTACCAG GTCCCAGAAAGGTTTATTGAGGTCTCCGAAGTGGCCCTGAGGGAGTTCTACTCTGCCATTTGGACCGGGAGAGACAGCGACCCCTGCTGGAAGAAAGGAATATACAAAATTATCTGTAAACTTGACAGTGGCGTGCCAGATGCCTTCAGATTACCTGGTTGTCCAGTTGGCTGA